The Nakamurella antarctica genomic interval AGGGCGCCGGCCTCGGTACCCAAAGCGTCTACCAGCATCCAGCACTCGCCGGGTATGCCGGTTGGAGCTTCCAGAACAACCTGTGGGGACAGGGCGGCGGCTGGAGTAGCGAGTGGGACATCACGGCCGACTCGAAACAGTCTGTCGCCGCTATGCAGTGGCTGCAAGACTCGGTTTACCGGGGCAAGTGGGCCGGTGTTTCCAGCAACGACGCTATCGACGATTTGGCGGCTGGCGCGGTCAGCGCCACCATCGCCTCCACCGGATCTCTTGTCGGAGCTATTAAGGCAGCAAAATTCGATATCGGCGTAGGCTTCTTGCCCGGCGGACCGACCGAGAAGTCGCCTGTTTGCCCTACCGGCGGGGCTGGAATCGGCATTCCCAAGAAGAACACGCCGGAGCAACAGCTGGCAGCGGCGACGTTCCTCAAATTCCTCACGTTGCCTGAGAACACCGCAAGTTTCTCTGCTGCAACGGGTTACATGCCGGTGCGTAAGAGTGCGGATATGAAGCTGGTTGTCCAGAAGACGCCGCAGATCCAAGTTGCGATCGACCAGCTCGCCGTCACCCGCTCGCAGGACTACGCACGCACATTCCTGCCGGGCGCGGACATCGAGATGGCCAACACCTGCGGCAAGATTCTGACCCAGCAGGGCGACGTTGCCACCGAGCTGGCTGCTCTCAAGGTCAAGCTCACGGACATCTACACCTCGGACGTGAAGCCCAAACTGTAGGAAGCAAGTCGAGCCACAACTGCCGCGGTGTCTGGCCTTTCGGTCCGGCGCCGCGGCATACTTTTACCCGAGGACCCTCAGGTCGTAGAAGTGAGCGCGTAGCTGGTGTCGCCCGAAGTCAACGTCAAGACCGAGCCGTCGAGGCTCCATGTCGGGGAAGCACCCAAGAATTGGAGCCAGGCGGTTTCAGCCTCCGAGATGCCCTCGCAGTACATCTCTGTCGATATCAACCCGCCCATGTTCAGTGAGCCTCCCGCGGTCGACTGTTCTTCGGTGGCGGAAATGATATTGCAACTGGCGTTTGTCAGGATCGCAACGGCAAAGCTCAGGCTGATCAGTGCTACCGGCTCGGTGCCCGGGATCGGAGTCGTAAACGAAAGCCCCTGCAGCACCGGGTCAATGGTGGCCGAGACGGCCTTACCCGAGACGCCCGTCGCAGACACCGTGGGAGCCACCGGCGCAGTCGCGGACGTCATCACAGGACTAGATTGGCTTCCATCGGGCTGAGCGCTCGCGCTGGCACCCGGAACGGCGCTGCCACTCGCATCGGCTACGAATATCAGTTCTGTGCCATTCCCCGTGACGGACAGTGTCTCGTCATTGATGACGTAATCGACGGTCCCGTCGAAA includes:
- a CDS encoding ABC transporter substrate-binding protein — encoded protein: MPAALDRRRFLQLSGLGLSAAALAACGGPATVTQSGSTAAGVSGSAGSAASSGIDYSGVKPASEITWWSNHPGKSEDVEKALIEKFHQSQKDIKVTLVTAGANYEEVAQKFQTAQVGGELPNLVVFSDVWWFRYFLADTIAPLDPLIKQLEIDTSDYRDSLITDYQYNGQQWALPFARSTPLFYFNKAHFAAAGLGDKAPATWDEFSEWVPKLQGAGLGTQSVYQHPALAGYAGWSFQNNLWGQGGGWSSEWDITADSKQSVAAMQWLQDSVYRGKWAGVSSNDAIDDLAAGAVSATIASTGSLVGAIKAAKFDIGVGFLPGGPTEKSPVCPTGGAGIGIPKKNTPEQQLAAATFLKFLTLPENTASFSAATGYMPVRKSADMKLVVQKTPQIQVAIDQLAVTRSQDYARTFLPGADIEMANTCGKILTQQGDVATELAALKVKLTDIYTSDVKPKL